A single region of the Brassica rapa cultivar Chiifu-401-42 chromosome A03, CAAS_Brap_v3.01, whole genome shotgun sequence genome encodes:
- the LOC103859486 gene encoding putative nuclease HARBI1, with protein MSSSSSDEVDERLDEICEEYVEEIYNDIVEAQTIPQRTRAYVERHREGGQDQLWNDYFSEDSTFSTQLFRRRFRMNKELFLRLVHGLEASFPFFQQRRDATGRWSLTALQKCTAAIRLLAYGTAADTVDEYLRLGETTALSCLHNFIDGIILLFGEEYLRRPTPEDLQRLLDIGEKRGFPGMVGSIDCMHWEWKNCPTAWKGQYARGSGKPTIVLEAVASQDLWIWHAFFGPPGTLNDINVLDRSPVFDDILQGRAPRVKYVVNGHTYKLGYYLTDGIYPKWSTFIQSITLPQTPQQELFAKVQEATRKDVERAFGVLQSRFAIVRNPVKTLNKEKIGKIMRACIILHNMIVEDKRDGYSRIDISEFEEGDVPRCSEVESEWPTNLNNIFPTRNDLRDRQTHERLKTDLIQNIWNKFGEED; from the coding sequence atgtcatcatcttcatctGATGAAGTCGATGAAAGATTGGACGAAATTTGTGAAGAATACGTAGAAGAAATATACAACGACATAGTGGAGGCCCAAACCATACCGCAAAGGACACGTGCGTATGTAGAACGACACCGCGAAGGAGGACAAGACCAATTATGGAATGATTACTTCAGCGAAGATTCGACTTTTTCGACTCAATTATTCAGACGCCGTTTCCGCATGAATAAGGAATTATTCTTGCGTCTTGTTCATGGCCTAGAAGCGTCCTTTCCATTCTTTCAGCAAAGAAGAGATGCAACCGGGAGGTGGAGTCTTACTGCACTACAAAAATGTACTGCAGCTATTCGTCTGCTCGCTTATGGTACCGCGGCTGACACCGTTGACGAATATCTTCGACTTGGTGAGACCACTGCACTTTCgtgtttacataattttattgaCGGAATAATACTGTTATTCGGAGAAGAGTATCTACGACGACCCACACCGGAGGATCTTCAACGACTACTCGATATTGGAGAGAAACGAGGGTTTCCTGGGATGGTCGGGAGCATTGACTGTATGCACTGGGAGTGGAAAAATTGcccaaccgcttggaaaggacaaTACGCCCGTGGATCAGGAAAACCGACAATTGTATTAGAGGCTGTAGCTTcccaagatctttggatatggcacgccttttttggtcctccaggtaccttaaacgatattaatgtcctcgatcggtctcctgtttttgatgatattttacAAGGTCGAGCTCCGAGGGTAAAGTACGTGGTCAACGGACACACGTATAAGTTGGGGTACTACCTCACAGacggtatatatccaaaatggtcaacatttatccaatctattaCCCTTCCTCAAACTCCTCAACAAGAGTTATTTGCTAAAGTTCAAGAAGCAACCCGGAAAGATGTGgagcgggcttttggagtaCTTCAATCTCGATTTGCAATTGTGAGAAATCCGGTCAAAACATTGAACAAAGAAAAGATAGGGAAGATTATgcgagcatgtatcatacttcACAATATGATAGTCGAAGATAAACGGGATGGATACTCTCGTATTGATATATCTGAATTTGAAGAAGGAGACGTCCCCAGATGTTCAGAAGTGGAATCCGAGTGGCCAACAAATCTGAATAATATCTTTCCCACTCGAAATGATCTTCGTGATAGGCAAACACATGAACGGTTGAAAACTGatttaattcaaaatatttggaataaaTTTGGTGAAGAAGATTAG
- the LOC103859479 gene encoding uncharacterized protein LOC103859479 isoform X1, producing MSSSPPLQCRRVSLHRRETFSDLFEPAISVVIPLPFPALTTQPLQLKLTVYPPRRAPSLMDLSSRPPPPLEPPDPPDPPDRATSSQSKTFTVIVPFFPLELVLVDPKNLLVLSVSHSLAYACDFVNLLVSTLLKLRTLEVFVVLLDGLNFTRVGSRVTAHVPLSTIYVNPANPATNVGGTPLRRPDLFFKRSRRQSSSSDISLPRSILSIPHVWPPPEDPCHQPPQTYLISQLFLNLASDVGGNPLRRPALSHLFVKLASDVGGNPLRRSALSHRKLVRSCCRRTTLISSSVVESTLLPCLLSMNGENFSDSFPSFNFSLLTGLLPCGAVCMGPEGAIETTLVLLVGEGCLSTSLVTISQRSDFVVKALSTHSILVLNSLSTSYEDLSCLVLFASVVYEFSSRGCLIPSWLCSL from the coding sequence ATGTCATCGTCTCCTCCTCTTCAGTGCCGCCGTGTTTCCCTTCACCGGCGAGAGACCTTTTCTGACCTGTTTGAGCCTGCAATTTCGGTTGTCATCCCGCTTCCTTTCCCAGCACTGACGACGCAACCTTTGCAGCTCAAACTCACGGTCTACCCTCCTCGGCGAGCCCCCTCGCTCATGGATCTGAGCTCCCGACCTCCACCTCCGCTGGAGCCTCCAGACCCACCGGATCCACCGGATCGAGCCACCTCTTCACAATCCAAAACCTTCACCGTCATCGTGCCGTTCTTTCCACTCGAGCTCGTTTTGGTAGATCCGAAGAACCTTCTGGTTCTCTCGGTCTCTCACTCCTTGGCTTATGCGTGTGATTTCGTCAACCTCCTCGTTTCAACTTTACTCAAGCTGAGGACTCTTGAAGTTTTTGTTGTCTTGTTGGATGGTTTGAATTTCACCAGAGTCGGGTCTAGAGTCACTGCACATGTTCCTCTCTCGACAATTTATGTCAATCCGGCGAATCCGGCGACCAATGTAGGTGGGACTCCACTCCGGCGACCAGATCTGTTTTTTAAAAGGTCGAGAAGACAATCATCCTCCAGCGACATTTCTCTCCCCCGCTCCATCCTTTCCATCCCCCATGTCTGGCCTCCGCCTGAAGATCCATGCCATCAACCACCGCAAACATACCTTATCTCACAACTGTTTTTAAATCTGGCGTCCGATGTAGGTGGGAATCCACTCCGGCGTCCAGCTTTGAGCCATCTATTTGTAAAGTTGGCGTCCGATGTAGGTGGGAATCCACTCCGGCGTTCAGCTCTGAGCCATCGAAAGCTAGTAAGGTCATGTTGTCGGCGCACAACTCTCATTTCCTCCTCTGTCGTGGAGAGTACTTTATTACCATGTCTTCTTTCTATGAATGGAGAAAATTTCTCGGATTCTTTTCCGAGCTTTAATTTCAGTTTACTCACCGGTTTGTTACCTTGTGGAGCGGTCTGTATGGGGCCTGAAGGTGCAATCGAGACTACTTTGGTTTTACTCGTTGGTGAGGGCTGTCTCTCAACGTCACTTGTGACTATTTCTCAGCGGTCCGACTTTGTCGTGAAAGCTTTATCGACGCATTCAATCTTAGTATTGAATTCGCTGTCAACTTCATATGAAGATTTATCATGCTTGGTTTTATTTGCTAGTGTAGTTTATGAATTTTCTTCAAGAGGATGTTTAATTCCCTCTTGGCTTTGTAGTCTTTGA
- the LOC117132604 gene encoding glutathione S-transferase T3-like yields MNNSSGFRNLLYSQCPIELDSPEQVWFGSQPPEPVGSGSQAPVGESGEPVVEPATKERRKWNQQEDLILIGAWLNTSKDAVKNTEQKAGAFWKRIIDYYNASPLLVGTVPRELTPAKQRWARINADVSKFVGCYDQAMREQKSGENDDDLMKAALDYYFKDQGHKFGMEHAWRELRHDQKWCSSCKDSGKDKRKHVVEVDIDEEEGRPVGVKAAKAASKKKKSGKEEELSRLQTIMEIKQKLSNQKLLDRLLAKKVPLTEMETSLKLKLMSEML; encoded by the coding sequence ATGAATAACAGCAGTGGTTTCCGAAACCTACTGTATAGTCAATGTCCCATTGAACTTGATTCACCTGAACAAGTTTGGTTCGGTAGCCAACCACCTGAGCCTGTTGGGTCCGGTAGCCAAGCTCCTGTTGGCGAGTCTGGTGAGCCGGTTGTCGAGCCTGCTACCAAAGAGAGGAGGAAATGGAACCAGCAAGAGGATTTAATACTGATAGGTGCTTGGCTCAACACTAGTAAAGATGCAGTTAAAAATACTGAGCAGAAAGCTGGTGCATTCTGGAAGAGGATCATCGACTACTACAATGCAAGCCCTCTTCTGGTTGGGACAGTTCCGAGAGAGCTTACTCCAGCCAAGCAGCGGTGGGCTAGGATTAACGCAGATGTCTCCAAGTTCGTTGGTTGCTATGACCAGGCTATGAGGGAGCAGAAAAGCGGTGAAAACGATGATGATCTGATGAAAGCCGCACTAGACTACTACTTCAAGGATCAAGGCCACAAGTTTGGCATGGAACACGCCTGGAGGGAGCTGAGGCATGACCAGAAATGGTGCTCATCATGTAAAGACAGTGGGAAGGATAAGCGCAAACATGTCGTGGAGGTTGATATAGATGAGGAAGAGGGCAGACCGGTCGGGGTCAAGGCAGCGAAAGCTGcttctaagaagaagaagagtgggaAAGAAGAGGAGTTGTCGCGCTTACAAACCATCATGGAGATTAAACAGAAACTCTCTAACCAAAAACTTCTTGATCGTTTATTAGCCAAAAAAGTGCCATTAACTGAGATGGAAACATCACTTAAGCTGAAGTTAATGTCTGAAatgttatga
- the LOC103859479 gene encoding uncharacterized protein LOC103859479 isoform X2, translated as MATVCVNNVGTSPEKKLSTATYSCRSSKMSVMSQKSQPSDPKLENEDPVDFEFLLEDPVTMLTADELFSDGKLIPLKFSGAVSSREKPITTSINTAAKPCRRLEMESSDPYAFSPRAPRCTMRWRELLGLKRLTKTPEEASSPPSRLSSSTPNSKTASFRYLLNRSSKSSKDSDISETSTSISSSRLSLSSSSSSGHDLDDAPRLSLDHDNKPNNAPNPFAQSRAHHHHLRKLRRHSPSDKTTERVLTVTADSPRLNASGKIVFHGLERSSSSPGNFTGGPRMKHHHGMPRSQSANVRITPVLNVPVSSLRGGGSIPGLTFGQLFTSSSGNNITKNRTKT; from the coding sequence ATGGCGACGGTTTGCGTTAACAATGTTGGTACTTCGCCGGAGAAGAAGCTATCAACGGCGACTTACTCTTGTAGAAGCTCCAAAATGTCAGTGATGAGCCAAAAATCTCAACCGTCGGATCCTAAGTTAGAAAACGAAGATCCTGTAGACTTTGAGTTTCTTCTCGAAGATCCCGTGACAATGTTAACCGCCGACGAGCTTTTCTCCGACGGCAAGCTAATCCCACTTAAGTTTTCCGGCGCGGTAAGTTCGAGAGAGAAGCCTATAACAACGTCTATTAACACGGCGGCGAAACCATGCCGAAGACTAGAGATGGAGAGTTCTGATCCTTACGCCTTCTCTCCTAGAGCTCCTCGTTGCACCATGAGATGGCGTGAGCTTCTAGGCCTTAAGAGACTCACCAAAACGCCAGAAGAAGCGTCCTCGCCGCCTTCGCGGTTGTCTTCTTCTACTCCAAACTCCAAAACGGCGTCGTTTAGGTATTTACTCAACCGAAGCTCCAAATCTTCTAAGGACTCGGACATCTCGGAGACGTCAACGTCCATCTCCTCTTCACGTCTCTCCCTCTCCTCATCCTCTTCCTCCGGCCACGACCTCGACGACGCTCCTAGGCTCTCTCTAGACCACGACAACAAACCAAACAACGCTCCAAACCCGTTTGCTCAGTCACGTGCCCACCACCACCATCTTAGGAAGCTACGACGTCATTCACCGTCTGATAAAACGACGGAGAGGGTGTTAACGGTGACGGCGGATAGTCCGAGACTAAATGCTTCGGGGAAGATCGTGTTTCATGGGCTCGAGAGAAGCTCTAGCAGTCCAGGTAACTTCACAGGCGGACCAAGAATGAAGCATCACCATGGGATGCCGAGATCTCAATCTGCTAATGTGAGAATCACTCCTGTTCTTAATGTTCCTGTCTCTTCCCTCCGTGGTGGTGGTTCGATACCAGGTCTCACCTTTGGCCAGCTTTTCACTTCTTCGTCTGGGAACAACATTACCAAGAACCGTACCAAGACTTGA